The window GCTCTTGGCAAGCTTTTCCCACAGATAGCCGGGACACTGGATTCGATGCAGGTATATGAGGTTTCGATTCCTATTGCTATCTGTCTTTTCTTTATGATCTATCCGATCATGGTCCAGATAGATTTCAAACAGGTAGTAAAAGCAGGGAAGACCCCTAAGCCTGTACTTACGACACTGGTCATCAACTGGGTTGTAAAACCCTTTACCATGCTCTTCTTTGCATGGCTGTTCATGGCAAATATATTTGCTCCTTATCTCACAGAGCTCCAGGTATCACAATATATAGCCGGGATGATCCTTCTTGGAGTTGCTCCCTGTACTGCAATGGTGCTTGTATGGGGATATCTTGCCAAAGGTAATCAGGGTCATACTCTGGTAATGGTTGCGATCAATTCCCTTGTCATGCTTTTCCTTTACGCTCCACTTGCAAGAATTCTGCTTGGAATAAGTGATATCGTAGTTCCCTGGGAAACAATACTACTTTCTGTAAGTATGTATGTGGGTGTACCTCTTGTTGCCGGATATTTCTCACGTAACTATCTGCTGGAAAACAAAGGTAAGGACTGGTTTGAGAACCGTTTTTCCCCTGTCATGCACAATATTGCTATAACTGCACTGCTGGTTACACTGGTCGCCCTGTTCTCGCTTCAGGGAGATATTATCCTTGACATGCCTCTTGTGATCGCGATGATTGCAGTACCTCTTCTTGTGCAGGTGTTCTTTATATTCTTCCTTGGATATGGTATTGCAAAGGTCATTGGAATATCCTATGAAGATGCAGCACCAACAGCTCTGAT of the Methanococcoides sp. LMO-2 genome contains:
- the arsB gene encoding ACR3 family arsenite efflux transporter — its product is MAEENKLGFFEKYLTVWIFACIVIGIALGKLFPQIAGTLDSMQVYEVSIPIAICLFFMIYPIMVQIDFKQVVKAGKTPKPVLTTLVINWVVKPFTMLFFAWLFMANIFAPYLTELQVSQYIAGMILLGVAPCTAMVLVWGYLAKGNQGHTLVMVAINSLVMLFLYAPLARILLGISDIVVPWETILLSVSMYVGVPLVAGYFSRNYLLENKGKDWFENRFSPVMHNIAITALLVTLVALFSLQGDIILDMPLVIAMIAVPLLVQVFFIFFLGYGIAKVIGISYEDAAPTALIGASNHFEVAIAVAAMLFGINSGAALATVVGVLIEVPVMLGLVCICLRTKQFFKREA